One Lysobacter enzymogenes DNA segment encodes these proteins:
- a CDS encoding polysaccharide deacetylase family protein, producing MNPTVPHRPPRHPEAAPWLFAASQLAVLGLWWAAGWKIGLAALALSHAAMLWGTLRPGSALFSPVLRRLPTREPVVWLTIDDGPSDDTAAMLDLLDAHGAKATFFVVAERARARPELLARIVQRGHGVGHHSGSHPSAAFWRLGPAAMRREIEEADRTLRELLPDYRLHWFRAVVGMANPFVARGLKRCGLARVAWSARGFDAVAADPARVVARVERGLAPGAIVLMHEGAGHGRSVETMAALLARLQALGYRCVLPEVRE from the coding sequence ATGAACCCCACGGTTCCGCACCGCCCGCCGCGCCACCCCGAGGCCGCGCCGTGGCTGTTCGCGGCCTCGCAACTGGCCGTGCTCGGCCTGTGGTGGGCGGCCGGCTGGAAGATCGGCCTGGCGGCGCTGGCGCTGAGCCACGCGGCGATGCTCTGGGGCACGCTGCGCCCCGGCTCGGCCTTGTTCAGCCCGGTGTTGCGGCGCCTGCCCACGCGCGAGCCGGTGGTCTGGCTGACCATCGACGACGGCCCGTCCGACGACACCGCCGCGATGCTCGACCTGCTCGACGCACACGGCGCCAAGGCGACCTTCTTCGTCGTCGCCGAGCGCGCGCGTGCGCGGCCCGAGCTGCTGGCCCGGATCGTGCAGCGCGGCCATGGCGTCGGCCACCACAGCGGCAGCCATCCGTCGGCCGCGTTCTGGCGGCTGGGCCCGGCGGCGATGCGGCGCGAGATCGAGGAAGCCGACCGGACCTTGCGCGAACTGTTGCCGGACTATCGCCTGCACTGGTTCCGCGCCGTGGTCGGCATGGCCAATCCCTTCGTCGCGCGCGGGCTCAAGCGCTGCGGCCTGGCGCGGGTGGCGTGGAGCGCGCGCGGCTTCGACGCGGTGGCGGCGGACCCGGCGCGGGTGGTGGCGCGGGTCGAGCGCGGTCTGGCGCCGGGAGCGATCGTGCTGATGCACGAAGGCGCCGGGCATGGGCGCAGCGTGGAGACGATGGCGGCGTTGCTGGCGCGGTTGCAGGCGTTGGGGTATCGCTGCGTGTTGCCCGAAGTGCGGGAGTAG